In one Brassica oleracea var. oleracea cultivar TO1000 chromosome C9, BOL, whole genome shotgun sequence genomic region, the following are encoded:
- the LOC106313839 gene encoding zinc-finger homeodomain protein 9-like has translation MDMTLKSPEPEPETPTRIQPAKPISFSNVITKRHHHHHPIAVTYKECLKNHAAAIGGHALDGCGEFMPSPSSTPSDPTSLKCAACGCHRNFHRRDPEDSSLTSAVPPPSLPPSSTLEYQPHHRHHPPPPAPHLPRSPTSSSPPPISSSYMLLALSGTNKPGGNSLPFSDLNFAANNLSTHHLTPGSRKRFRTKFSQAQKEKMHEFADRIGWKFQKRDEDDVRDFCREVGVDKGVLKVWMHNNKNTFNNRRDQPVAGGTTVHCVDNDVAVNNAKDDGVHGGNGLEHNLHGDGADGGNANGSSSSSGKSNNEA, from the coding sequence ATGGATATGACTCTTAAATCTCCTGAACCCGAACCCGAAACTCCAACCCGTATCCAACCAGCCAAACCAATCTCCTTCAGCAACGTAATTACCAAACGCCACCACCACCACCACCCGATCGCCGTCACCTACAAAGAATGCCTCAAGAACCACGCGGCAGCGATTGGTGGTCACGCACTCGACGGTTGCGGGGAGTTCATGCCGTCTCCTTCTTCCACACCTTCCGATCCAACTTCCCTCAAGTGCGCCGCCTGCGGTTGCCACCGTAACTTCCACCGCCGTGACCCTGAAGATTCCTCTCTCACCTCAGCCGTGCCTCCACCGTCTCTTCCTCCATCTTCCACACTCGAGTACCAGCCTCACCACCGTCACCACCCACCTCCACCGGCTCCTCATCTCCCTCGCAGCCCTACTTCCTCTTCTCCGCCGCCTATATCCTCCTCTTACATGCTACTCGCTCTCTCCGGCACCAATAAACCCGGCGGAAACAGCTTACCGTTCTCAGATCTCAACTTCGCCGCCAACAACCTCTCCACTCACCACCTTACTCCAGGCTCTCGCAAGCGGTTCAGGACGAAGTTCAGCCAAGCTCAGAAAGAGAAGATGCACGAGTTCGCCGACCGTATCGGGTGGAAGTTTCAGAAGCGCGACGAGGACGACGTGCGCGACTTCTGCCGTGAGGTTGGAGTCGATAAAGGAGTACTCAAGGTGTGGATGCACAATAACAAAAACACCTTCAACAACCGCCGCGACCAGCCAGTCGCTGGCGGAACCACCGTACATTGCGTTGACAACGACGTAGCAGTTAACAACGCCAAGGATGATGGCGTTCACGGTGGAAACGGTTTAGAGCACAACCTACACGGCGATGGAGCTGACGGCGGAAACGCTAATGGCTCGTCTTCTTCTTCGGGAAAGAGCAATAATGAAGCTTAA
- the LOC106316925 gene encoding probable calcium-binding protein CML45, with protein MEKSFLSECKQSSSITFFALFNLFLIGFCRWVSSARIFLSTFFPLLQHHQRVEESLIKHIEEREEEEEDELCREDAEIVMRSLGLSPDSESDGLQERYSSKEISSLFEEKEASLEEVKLAFDVFDENRDGFIDTTELQRVLTTLGFKEGSCLENCMVMIRSLDGNKDGRIDFNEFLKFMENSFC; from the coding sequence ATGGAGAAGAGTTTCTTGTCTGAGTGCAAACAATCGTCTTCTATCACTTTCTTTGCTCTCTTCAACTTGTTCCTCATCGGGTTTTGCAGATGGGTTTCTTCTGCTCGCATCTTTTTATCCACATTCTTTCCTCTTCTTCAACACCACCAACGTGTTGAAGAGAGTTTGATCAAACACATAGAAGAACGAGAAGAAGAAGAAGAAGATGAACTCTGTAGAGAAGACGCAGAGATTGTTATGAGAAGCTTAGGGCTTTCACCCGACTCAGAAAGCGATGGGCTTCAAGAACGGTACAGTTCCAAGGAAATTTCGAGTTTGTTCGAAGAGAAAGAGGCGAGCTTAGAGGAAGTGAAGCTAGCTTTTGATGTGTTCGATGAGAACAGAGATGGTTTTATCGACACTACAGAGTTGCAGAGAGTTTTGACAACACTAGGGTTCAAAGAAGGATCATGTCTAGAGAATTGCATGGTTATGATCAGATCATTAGATGGAAACAAAGACGGAAGAATCGATTTCAATGAATTTCTGAAGTTCATGGAGAATAGCTTCTGCTGA